In Candidatus Riesia pediculicola, the genomic stretch ATTGACTTATTTTTTGAATTATTCTATTTGCTGCATTGAATGGACTCCCTCCCCATATGTCTACTAAAAATAACAATCCACTAATATCTTCAAATCTTTTTATATTTGATTCAAATTTCTTTATTAATATATCTGTATTCTCATCAGAATAGAAATTAATATAAGAAACATTTTCTTTTTTTCCAACTAACATTTCTGTTGTACGAACAAGCTGTTTTGCGGTGTGTCCATGAGTACTAACTATAATTGCTACGCTCAATCTTATTTTCCTCCCTTCATGATGTTTTCTAAAATCGTCTAGTTTTAGAAAAATTTATCTTTTTTATTCTTTTTTCTAAACAGTGAAAAAGAAGAACTTATATAAAGTTATTTCATATATCATAAAGAATATCTTTTATTAAAATCAAAAAATATTTTCATAATATATGAAAATTTCTCATATATTAAATATTTTTTATATAGTCTGTATATTTTCAAAAGACAAGGAAAAATTTTTCATAACTTATCTCAACAATTATCCAACTCTTATTCTCTAGAAAAGAATAAGTGTGTTTTTCTTATTTAAATTAAGAATGTTTTGTTCAACTGAATAAATATATTTCATCGAAATAAATTAAACCTTCGTAAGATCTTATTCTATACAACAAAATCTCTTCTAAAATATCTCAACACTTTACCGAACTTATGAATAGTTTCTAAATATTCTTTTTCTGAAAGACTATCCAGAACTATTCCTGATCCAGACCAACAATACATAGTTTGATCTTCCGTTAAAAAAGATCGAATGTTGATATTAGTATCCATTTTTTGACAAAAGCTAATATATCCTATAGATCCACAGTATCCATATCTATGGTTTGGTTCCAATTCATCAATAATTTGCATTGATCTAATCTTTGGAGCCCCTGTGACGGATCCTCCAGGAAAACAGGATCTTAACAAATCAGTTACATGATATTGATTTGATAATTTTCCAACAATAGTACTTACCAAATGATGCACTAAAGAAAAAGACTCTATGGAAAAAAGCTCTTTTACTTGTATAGTTCCTGGAACGGACACTTTTCCAAGATCATTTCTTAACAGATCAACTATCATGACATTTTCGGATTGATTCTTTTCAGAAATTTTTAATTTTTCAATGTTTTTTTGATCTTCGAAATGGTTATTTGATCTTACTTCCGTTCCCTTAATGGGCCTAGTTTCAATCATTCTATTATGATCTACTCTCAAAAATCTTTCAGGTGATAAACTAATAACACAATTTTTTTTCAATCTTATGAAAGCAGAAAGAGGAGATTGACTGATTCTTATAGACTTTAGAAATGCTATCCATTCATCTCCAAAATATTTTGCGTGAAATCTCTGGGATAAATTAATTTGATAACAATCTCCAGAAATTAAATATTCTTTAATTCTTTCCACTTTATCACAATATTGTTTTTTGGAAAGATTGCTCTTCCAACGTTCAATTACAAAAAAATCTTCCTTTTTCTTGGGGTTTTCCTGTTTTTCCATCCAATCTAATCGATCTTCCGGATTATCATAGCTAATTAAAAAGGCATTCCTTTTTTTATGATCCACTATTAAAGCCCAAAGATATATTCCAATAGCCATATCTGGTAATCTTAAAGATTTCCTTCTTATTAAGGAAAAATTTTCAATTCTGCGAAACAATTCATAGCTCCATATTCCTACAGCTCCTCCCTGAAAAGGAAAATTTTCTTCAGACTTACATAAATATAAAGTTTTTAAAATTTCAATTTTCTTTTTTAGCACTTCAAAAGGATCTGATTCAGAAAAATTTTCCTTTTTTTCATCGGTAATCTTTGTGATCTTTCCAACCGTCTCTATCGTAATTAGAGGGTCTGAAACTAAAATATCGAAATGATCTCTTAAGTTATGATAGTAACCAGAGTATAAAATCATCGACCATGGTAAATGAGATATTTTTTCAAAATAATGAAGTGCGATGTTTTTCGAATAGGACAATTTCTTTTTTTTTAGATATTTTATCATTTTATGATCTAATTGAATTATTCCAATAGTAGAGTACTTAAATTATAGATAAAAACAGAAGAACAATACAATTAATTCATTTAAAACATTGGATAAATTCTGATTTCATGAAAAAATTATTTATTTTTTATATTCTTTTAAAAATCTATTTCAATGGTTTTCCTATCGATATGATTTTAAGGATTTTTTAAAAAAATCTTATTTTTCTTTAAAAAAGATCTAAATTTTTATTCAAGAAATCGATCTTATAGTTCATCAGAAAAAATTCTTGAAAAAATTTATATTTTTTATTTGAACAGATTTAGATTAAAAAAAATGAAATTGAAAAAATTTATGTGTTTTACAAATTCTAAAAAGATATTATCAATAAACTAATTTTTGTACAAAAATTTAATTGAATCGATTCAAAAGGTAAAAAACTTGAATTTTTTCAATATAGTTATTTTCTTCTACTTTTATAAAATCCATCAAAATAGATAGCTTTAGATAAATCAATCTTAAAAAAATATTGGAACCATAATTATTCACACATCATTAATTCGATATGAGAAATTTTATAAATAATCTAAAAAGATCTATTTTTGATAGTCCGTTCATTTTTTTGAGAATTTTACTTTAAAAATTAAATTGAAAATGATATGAAAAATTGAAATCATAAGTTCGAAAGAAGAGAATGAAATTCTGTCAAAAAAAATGAAAAGATCAGAAAAATTTGTTTTTGTAAAAAACTCTACAAACTAATATGAATCATTCTCTCATTTATAGATCCAATGAAATTTATTGATTTTTATGAAACACTTTTATATTCAAAAAAAATTAAGATTAAATAGATTTTCTATAAGAAATTTTTTTGTTTTTTTTCTTATCTTGCAATGTTTTATATCAACGACAGAATCGTCTTTATATGAGTATCCAAATTTTGAGAAATCTAAGAAAATTGCAAAAAAATACATTTTTTTTGATCAATTTAAAGGAAAGCAAGGAACTTTATATTGTGGTTGTGACTGGACATGGAAAAAAAAAGGATATTCTGGAATAGTCGATATAAATAATTGTGAATACAAACCAAGAAGAAAGTATTCAGAAAGATCTAAGTACATAGAATGGGAACACATCGTTCCTGTTTCAAAATTTGGAAAATTTCGTCCTTGTTGGAAAAAAGGAGGAAGAAAATACTGTTCCTTAACAGATCGAAAATTTCAACATATAGAGTCGGATTTATATAATATCGCTCCAGTTATAGGAGAAATTAATCAAGATAGAAAAGATTTTAAATACTCTGAGGTGAAGTCCAACGTTCCATACATCTATGGAACGTGCAAAAGTAGAATAGATTTCCAAAAAAAAGAGTTTGAGCCTAGAGATGAAGTAAAAGGACAAATCGCAAGAACTTTTCTTTATATGATTACAAAATATCGTATTAGAATATCTGAAAAAGAATTTAAAAAAATTACGATGTGGAATCTAAAATATCCGATTGATGAATGGGAAAGAGAAAAATCTTTAAGGATCGAAAAAATTACTGGAATAAAAAACTATTTTACTACGGATAACTATCAAAAAAAATTGAAGAAAAATATGTCATTCGAAGAATTCTTTCAAAAGAAAAAACAAGAAGATTTTTATCGAAGAAAATTTATTCTACAGTAACCGACTTAGCTAAATTTCTTGGATGATCCATATCAATATTCTTAAATAATGCAATATTATAAGCCAATATTTGAAAAGGAACCGCGTAAAATATAGGAGATATGATTTCTTCTATATCAAAAAGTGAAATAATTTTGGTTTGATCATCTTCTTGAATGGATACTCTTTCGTCTGTGATGACATACAACATTCCTCTTCTAGACCTTATTTCTTCAATATTCAATCGAATTTTACTCAAAATTCCATTATAAGGAGCTATTATGATGATTGGAATTTTTTTATCAACTAAAGCTAACGGACCATGTTTTAATTCTCCTGCATAATTTGCTTCTGCATGAATGTAAGCAATTTCTTTCAATTTTAAAGCTCCCTCTAAAGCAATTGGAAAATGATCCCCCCTTCCCAAAATGAGGACATTTCTTTTGTCAAATAAATCAGAAATAAGAAAATTCATCTTTTCTTGATGATTCAACAACAATTTTTCAATATACTTTGGAAGCTTTTTCAAAGACAAAAATAAGTCTTTTTGAAAACTATCTTTCGATTTTTTTCTTAAATTTCTTATGTAAGCTACTAGCAAAAGTAGCGTAGTTAATTGAGCTGTGAAAGATTTACTAGAAGCTACACTGATTTCCATACCAGCTTTAGTCATGATTGAAAAATCCGATTCTCGAACTAAATAAGAATTAGAAACATTGCATATCGCTAGACTAGCTAAATAATTTTTTAAATTTTTTGATAGATTTAATGCTGATATCGTATCTGCTGTTTCTCCAGATTGAGATAATGTGATTAATAAGCTATTTCTAGAAATAACATGATTCCTACAACAATATTCCGAAGCAATTTCTACATTACAAGAAATGTCTGTAAAAGACTCAAACCAATATTTTCCAACCATACCTGCATTATAAGAAGTTCCACATGCAACTATCTGGATGCTCTCCATTTTAATGAAAATTTCTTCTATTCTGCTATCTTCTAGATCAGAAAAGAAAATATTATTTTTTGAATCAAACCGATCTTTTATCAATTCTTCGATGATTTCGGGTTGTTCATATATCTCCTTTTCCATATAGTATCGATACAATCCTTTAGTAGGTATTTCCTGATAGATTTGAGAGCTAACATCTCTTCTTTCGATTAATCTACCATCAAAGCTTAATATTTTTACATCATTTTTGGAAACCTCCGCAATTTCATTTTTTTTTAAATGTAAAAATCGTTCAACAATCGAAGATAAAGCAACTTGATCAGAGGCTAAAAAATTTTCCCCTTTTCCTAAACCGATGATTAAAGGATTGAATGTTCTAGCAGACACTAACCTTTTTGGATCTCTACTATCCATTGCTATTATGCTATAGTTTCCGTGCAACATTAGAACAACTTTTTGAACTGCTCTAAGTAAATTTTTGTTTCTTTGAGTTTCCCAATGAATTAAATGCGCTATAACTTCACTGTCAGTTTCTGAAAAAAATAAATATTTCTTTTTTCTTAACCATGTTTTCAATTCTCTATAATTCTCAATTGTTCCGTTGTGTACTATCGATATGTAATCGGATACATGTGGATGTGCATTTCTTTCACTCAGTTTTCCATGAGTAGCCCATCTAGTATGAGCAATACCAATCTTTCCAAAAACAGCAAGATGTTGTATTTTCTTATCCAGATCAATTGTTTTCCCTACTTCTCGAACTCGGAAAAGTTTTGAATTTTCATCAACAATTGCTAAACCAACCGAGTCATATCCTCTATACTCTAATCTATATAATCCATTAATCAGTGTTTTCACAACATTTCTTTGAGATATCGCTCCGATAATTCCACACATAAAGAG encodes the following:
- a CDS encoding endonuclease — encoded protein: MKHFYIQKKLRLNRFSIRNFFVFFLILQCFISTTESSLYEYPNFEKSKKIAKKYIFFDQFKGKQGTLYCGCDWTWKKKGYSGIVDINNCEYKPRRKYSERSKYIEWEHIVPVSKFGKFRPCWKKGGRKYCSLTDRKFQHIESDLYNIAPVIGEINQDRKDFKYSEVKSNVPYIYGTCKSRIDFQKKEFEPRDEVKGQIARTFLYMITKYRIRISEKEFKKITMWNLKYPIDEWEREKSLRIEKITGIKNYFTTDNYQKKLKKNMSFEEFFQKKKQEDFYRRKFILQ
- the glmS gene encoding glutamine--fructose-6-phosphate transaminase (isomerizing), whose protein sequence is MCGIIGAISQRNVVKTLINGLYRLEYRGYDSVGLAIVDENSKLFRVREVGKTIDLDKKIQHLAVFGKIGIAHTRWATHGKLSERNAHPHVSDYISIVHNGTIENYRELKTWLRKKKYLFFSETDSEVIAHLIHWETQRNKNLLRAVQKVVLMLHGNYSIIAMDSRDPKRLVSARTFNPLIIGLGKGENFLASDQVALSSIVERFLHLKKNEIAEVSKNDVKILSFDGRLIERRDVSSQIYQEIPTKGLYRYYMEKEIYEQPEIIEELIKDRFDSKNNIFFSDLEDSRIEEIFIKMESIQIVACGTSYNAGMVGKYWFESFTDISCNVEIASEYCCRNHVISRNSLLITLSQSGETADTISALNLSKNLKNYLASLAICNVSNSYLVRESDFSIMTKAGMEISVASSKSFTAQLTTLLLLVAYIRNLRKKSKDSFQKDLFLSLKKLPKYIEKLLLNHQEKMNFLISDLFDKRNVLILGRGDHFPIALEGALKLKEIAYIHAEANYAGELKHGPLALVDKKIPIIIIAPYNGILSKIRLNIEEIRSRRGMLYVITDERVSIQEDDQTKIISLFDIEEIISPIFYAVPFQILAYNIALFKNIDMDHPRNLAKSVTVE
- the pabB gene encoding aminodeoxychorismate synthase component I — encoded protein: MIKYLKKKKLSYSKNIALHYFEKISHLPWSMILYSGYYHNLRDHFDILVSDPLITIETVGKITKITDEKKENFSESDPFEVLKKKIEILKTLYLCKSEENFPFQGGAVGIWSYELFRRIENFSLIRRKSLRLPDMAIGIYLWALIVDHKKRNAFLISYDNPEDRLDWMEKQENPKKKEDFFVIERWKSNLSKKQYCDKVERIKEYLISGDCYQINLSQRFHAKYFGDEWIAFLKSIRISQSPLSAFIRLKKNCVISLSPERFLRVDHNRMIETRPIKGTEVRSNNHFEDQKNIEKLKISEKNQSENVMIVDLLRNDLGKVSVPGTIQVKELFSIESFSLVHHLVSTIVGKLSNQYHVTDLLRSCFPGGSVTGAPKIRSMQIIDELEPNHRYGYCGSIGYISFCQKMDTNINIRSFLTEDQTMYCWSGSGIVLDSLSEKEYLETIHKFGKVLRYFRRDFVV